The DNA window GTGTAGGGGGGCCAAAGGATTTATCTATTTTGGAAATGGAAAATCATCAATAATTTTTGACCACATTACCGCAAAAAAAAGAGGCTGTCTAAAATCAGACAGCCTCTTGTGGCATATAAAACCTTACATTATCTATTGTAAATAATATGGAGTTTTTGTATTAACACTGAATAAATCAGCATTAGAAACATCAGGAGTGTTACTGCTATTAGAAGAATATTCAGAACTTGGATATATCAATCTATTAGGTCTTTTTGTTTCAGTTACGCCAAATGGTAATGGCAATACTGGATAACCTGTTCTCAAATGGTCAATGTAAAGTTCAATTCCGTGCCATTGTGCCAATGCAAGATATTTTTGTGTAATGATTGCGCTGATTTTATCAGTAGAACCAGTCCATCCTAATCCGTTTTTAGCATCGATGGCAGCTAAGTAAGCTACTGGATCAAGTGGAGTAGCAATCACGATTGTTCCAAATCCAGTACTGTAGAAATTGAAAGAAGCTTTTACACCATTTTCAAATGCAGTTTTAGCAGTTCCGGTCAAGTATCCTCTTTGCATAGCTTCGGCTTGTAGAAAATAACTTTCTGCTGCTAGCATTAAAAATGCATTTCTCTCGCCCCCGTTTTTGTTTGCGATATCAACACTTGCTCCAGTTCGTCCGGTATAAAAGCTCGCGTATTTAGAAATTGCTGTTAGCGGGAAAACACCTTGTACGTTACCAACAACCGTTCCACCTATAAGAGTGAACATTCTGGATCTTCTAGGGTCAACTACTCCAGAGGTAATATTTGCATCATTGATACTGCCATTTACTAGTCTTCCAGCAAAATCGCCAGCGGCATTCGCTGCATTAGCCGAAGTAGCAGCACTAAAAGATTCGTTTTGACCGTTTACTCTAAATACAGGGTTTCTAGAGTTGAGCGTTCCATTGTTGTATCCTGGATTTACTGTAACGTCTTGAATTACGAAATCTTGAGATGCATTTAATTTTGTGAAACGAGCAGTTCTTAAAGCTACTAGTGTAGCATCTGTAGTTTTAGACAAACGCAACAGTAGTTTTAATTCAATTGTGTTTACAAATTTAAGCCATTTTGCTTTATCACCTCCAAAAACGCAGTCTTCAGCTCCCATCGGAGCAGCACCACTTGCAGCAAAAAAGGCTCTTGCTTCATCCAATTCTTTGAATAAGGCTGGAATGATTTTTTTGTCATCCTCATATTTAGGAGCGATAATTTCATTGTTAAATGCTTCTGTATATGGTGCGTCTCCATAAAGAGCGGTCACATAATCCATACACATTACTTTCATCACTTTTGCAACTCCAAAATGAAGTGTATAAGTTGGGAAACTAGCTTTTTTGTCAAGAATATCTTGAAAATTATCCCCAATTAAATAAGCACTTTCAAAACAAGCTGTATAACTACTACTGTCGTATTTGTAGGTATAAGCTGGGTCAGTCGATGTAAATCCACTATTTAAACCCCATACATAAGCAAGTCTGTTTCCATAAGCTGCTAATGTTGTTACTTGGTAGCTAGTGTAATTAGTAAGTGCTCCTGATAGCATTTGATTTGGTGTAAGCGCATCAAAATCGGGTCTATTTGTCTGTTTTTCATTTACATCAAGGTATTTTTCGCAAGATGTAAATAAAAGTAACATCATAATGCTACTGTATAATATTTTTTTCATAATGTAATTTATTTTTAATTATTAAAAAGTAGTGTTGATGGTAAAACCAAAAGTACGCGTTGATGGATATTGTGCATCTCCGATAAATCCAATACCATTTCTTGAAGTATTGGCTACAGTTCCAGCGGGATTTTTAGCCGCAGATGATGTTGAATTATTGTACTGACTTGAAACCTCTGAATCAGCATATCCTCGGTTGCCATCAGCAAGAATAATAAATGGGTTTCTTGCATTTACACTGAATTTCAATGATTCAATTCCGGTTCTATCCAACGCTTTTTTAGACAAAGAATAACTTAGGGAAATCTCTCTTACTTTAAATTGGGTTGCGTCAATTAGGTTGAACGAACCTAAATTTGAAGCTTGTCCAAAATAAGCCTGAGTTCTGTTTGCTGCTCCTGTTAAAGTGTTGAAACCTCCTGTAAGTACACTTGTGTTAGGGATATAGTCACCTACAGTTGCAGTTGCAGGATTGTCTATTACTGAACCTGGATAAAGGAAACCTACATTTCTATCGAAATCAGCTGATTCCACTAAATGCCCGTTCCAAGTAAGGTTGTATTTGGTTTGAGATATAAAATAACCTCCACTTCTGTAATCTAAAGTGAATGATAAACCAAATCCTTTGTATTCAAAATTATTAGTTAATCCTAATACGTAATCGGGTTGTACTTTACCTAAATTTTTAAAAGTAGCTGATGGAGTTGGTCGTCCTTGCGAGTCAACAATTACATTGCCATTATCATCTCTAGTCCAATCAGTACCTGTAATGTATGGGAATGATTTTCCTTCTACTGCAGATATATCCGCTACAATCTGAGAATTCCCTGCATCGGTCAGTACTACTTTTGTAGATTCTCCGGCATCTATTACTTTAGTGTCAGCATGTGATAAACCAATATGACCGTTCCATTTGAAAGTAGGAGTGTTGAAGGCTCTGAAACCTAAATCAATTTCATATCCTTTTCCTTCCAATTCTCCTGAGTTGGTTTTTTTACCTACTAAACCAGTAGTTGTACTTAGTGAAGCTTGGGTAATCAAGTCTGTTGTTTTGGTCATATAACCTGCAACATCAAGAGTTAAAGCATCGTTAAAGAAACCAAAATTAATACCGCCTTCATAAGTAGTGTAAGTTTCAGGTTTAATGTTTGGATCAGTAATCGTAGTTTGGTTGTTATAAGAGTTACCAGAATTCATTGGAAACCCAGTAGCGTAGTTTGCTGTATTTAGAATTTCATAAGCACTTACAGGGTCAAGTGATCCGACTACAGTGTAATTGGCATAGAATTTTAGATTACTTAAAGTTTTTTGATCTCTAAGGCCATCAAATGCTTTTGTAGCTACGAAAGATAAACCTGCTGATGGGTAGAAGTAGTATTGATTGCCTTTTGCAGCCACACTATTTCCTTCATATCGACCCGTTAAGTTTAAGAATAAATAATCTTTGTAATTTAAATCGACGTTTCCAAAAGTAGCTGTTATCCTGCTGTCAAAAGTTCCGTTTTGAAGTGATGAAGGGTTAGCTGGTTTTAACACATTGGCAATGTTATACAATCCAGGGATATCTAAATTGGTTCCACCTTGCGAAACTCTTTTAGATGCATTGTACTGCATATTTTGTCCTATGTTAAATTTCAATCCGATATTTTCTGATAATTCGTAATTAAAATTGGCCATTAAATCACCGTAGTAATAGGTTCCTGAAAAGGCAGATTGGTAAAATTCTGATCCAGTCGAAAAATCGGAATCTGCTGTTGCTGGAGCTTGTCCTGCATTTGAATAAGCGATTTGATTATTGTTTCTTAATTGAACTGATCCATTGTAGGATAAGTTAATATGCTTATTGATTTCGTAAGCGGCATTAATACCAAAATTGATGAAATTTTTTGTCTCATTAAGTCTATTGTTGTCTTTTACCCAGAAAGGATTTTGGTAATAACCGTTCCATCCGTATAGACCTCTGTTTTTAAATTCTCCAATTGGAATACTTGATGCTGCTTGTAAAAGGTTGGTTAACAAGGTGTAGTCAGCACGTGAAGATTGTGCATTTACGTTCGCTTGTTTGGTGTTTAGATTGGTATAAGTCATATTACCACCCAAAGTCAATTTGTTTAATTTTTTTTGTGCAGTTAAAACGAAATTGTTTCTGCTTAAGTGATCTCCATCTACAACGAATTCGCGAGTTACATTGCCTAAATTAAAATTAACAAATGAATCAGCACCCCCAACATTGATGTTTAAGTTATTTTGATAAATAGTACCTGGTTGATAAAAATCTTTGATATTATCGCTTCCTTTTGTAGAGTATGTAGTCTCAACATCTCCTTGTGGGCTACCTGGAATACCAACTGTATATGGTGCACCATCTAATAATTCACCCCAGCCACCATTTTCTTGAGGATCACGAGATCCGTACCAACCTTGGCCGTATTTTGTTTGTCTTTCAGGAATAAAACTGATGTTTTCGGTGTCGATACCAGAAGTGAAAGTAACAATCATTTGTTCTGCTTTAGCACCTTTTTTAGTTTGTACCAAAACAACCCCTTGTTTACCTTGAGAACCATAAAGTGCGGCTCCTTGCGCACCTTTCAATACAGTTACACTTTCGATGATTTCAGCTGGTAGAGTAGCAAGTACATCTGCTGTCGAAATTACGTTGTCAATAACAACAAGAGCCTCAGTGTTACCGGTAAAAGATAACATAGAACGAACTCTAATAGAGTTTTGTCCACTAACGCCGTTTGTTGTAGCGTTTATCGTTAAACCAGAAACTTTACCTTGTAAAGATCTAACTGGATCTGGATTGTACGCTGCAGTTAATTCTTGGTTATTGATTGAGGCATAAGAAGAAGTTACTGCTGCTTTCTTTTTCTTAATACCTACAGCGCCCGAAACCACAACTTCTTCAAGAACTTGTGAATCGTCCTGCATTTTGATATTTATTTTAGCAGAAGTAGCTGCTACTTGTTGGGTTTTCATTCCAACAAAAGTAAATATCAAGGTTTGACTTGATGTTGCTTTGATAGAGTATTTTCCATCAAAATCGGTTTGGGCTCCAGACTTAGTTCCTTTAACTAATACACTCACGCCTGGTAACGGCATTCCTGTATTGTCAGAAACAACACCTGAAACAACTCTTTCTTGCGCAAAGGTAATTTGCGCCACAAGTACTAATAATAGCACTAGGATTCCATTGAACTTTAGTTTCATTTTTTAAAATTTTGAATTAGTGCGACAAACTTCTTAATAATTTGTTAACATTCCTAACATATTTAACCTTTTTTTATGCTTGCATATCAATTTTAACGTTTTAACAATAATTTTGACTATTGTTATAAATTATGTTTTTATTTATTTATTTTTATATCATATCAGTATCGGACAATTTCAAAAGTATTTTTGTGCATTAAAAGCAGTTGTAGTTCTTATTGGAGCATTTGTTTTATTTTTAGAATCTATATTTTTTTGTTTTTGGATTTTGCGGTGACAAGTGCTAAATTAAAAAGCCGCCTCAAATTATTTTTTGAGACGGCTTTATTATCCTATTGGTATATTTTTAAATCGGGTTTTGTTCAATCGCAGGATTCAAATTTATTTCCGAAATGGGCAGTAACAGTTGCCATCTTTTATCATCGGCGGGTACTGTCATAACTCCTCCTGTGATGGTAGTGTTATGCTGAGCGCCTGTTCTATCTAATGGTGAGTTGGTTCTCTTTAAATCAAAAAATCTAAATCCTTCTCCCCAAAGTTCAATTCTTCTTTGAATATAAATATCACTTAGCAATGCAGCTCCGGTTTTAGTTGATAGGACGTACGAAGGATCTCTTTTGCTAACCAAATCAAACAAAACTTTGGCGGCATCTGCAGCGCCTAAATTTGCTTTTGCTTCTGCCTCGATTAAAAACATTTCTGCTGCACGCATGTAGGGAACATCACATCTACTATCACCAGTACTCACTGCGAGAAATTTTTGACTGGTAAAGGGGAATCTTTGCGCCGTAGATACAAGTGTGATATTAGGGTGCTGTCCTGTTCTACTAAAAATAGTTGAGCGCACGTCTGTGGTAGGGATTAAATTATATAATTTGCTGTTTATTGCTTTTGGACAGCTTCGGATTACCGTAGAACTAAAATTTCTAGACATATAAGCTCCAAAATTTGCAAATGATTCAGTTTGTAAGTCGTTTACAAAACTTCCCCACATCCATTCTTGGTTTGCATAGTTGTTGAATCCCGATCCATATTCAGCAATAGTCATTAGATTTTTACCAGCTCTAGCTTTGCTAGCAAAATCTGCCGCAACTGCCCATTTGCCTTGCACTAATGCAACACGCGCTTTTAAACCTTGGGCAACTCTTAAATCTAAATGTGAATTGTTTGGTTTGGTATAACCTGTTAGCAATACCATAGCCTCATCAAGATCTTTGTTGATTTGAGTATAAACTTCTTCTACAGTTGATCTATTTATTAGTTCTGTGTTTACAGTAAGAACGATAGGTACGCCCAGTTGAGAGTTTGTTGTTCCGTTTACGTATCGTTTTCCGTATAGTTGCACTAGTTGAAAATGGCAAAAAGCACGATACACAAGCGCCTGTCCTTTAACAATTTTTTTTGTAGCAAGCGAACCTGTTGCTGCGTCAACTGAGTTGATAATTGTGTTAGCATTTCTATTTATTTGGTAGAAAGTTCTATAAGGAAATCTTACATCTTGACCATTTTGATTGGTATTACTTTGCCAATTATAAAACCCTAAAAACCAACCATTGGTTACAGGATATACTATATCTTCTCCTGCTATATCCACCGCTTGCATTACACCAGCAATACCCGTTTCACTTTGCTGTTCGTATCTTATATATAAGGATCTGTGTATACCGTTCAATAGGGTATATAAATTATCTGCAGTTGCCGTAGCGTCTGATTGACCAACAAACTCAGTTGGTTTTTTGTCTAAAAAGTCTTCAGAACAAGCGCCTAATACCAACGAAAGTATCATCAGTACTATGTATTTTTTGTTAATAATTTTCATGATATTAAATATTAAAAGTTAAAATTAACACCCATTGTAATAATTCTAGCTGGAGAAAATCTATTTTGGGTTGTTCCATTAAAATTTTGAGTTGGATCGGTTCCAACTTTTGAAGTGAACAGGACCAAATTTTCACCATTCACAAAAACTCTCGCAGCTTCTAGGCCTATTTTTGAAACGAAATCACTTGGTAAATTGTAAGACATATTTACTTGTCTAAATGATAAGTAGTCAGAATTTAACAACCATCTGTCAGAAGCGGCAGAAGACTGTACGTTTCTGTTTACGTCTAACCTTGGTACATCAGTAATGTCCCCAGGTTTTTGCCATCTATTTAAAATGTCTGTGCTTAACGCGGAACCATATTGATTCCCGGTGTGCATTAAGGCTGCATAATTACTGTCATACATTTTACCGCCGATCTGATAGGTAAATAGGACGTCTAATTGAAAACCTTTGTATTTGAATGTATTTGTAAAACTACCAAACAAATCTGGTAAAGAATCATCCACATAGTGAAATAGTGCTTTGTTTTGATCTGTTGTAACATCAGTGCCATTAACAACTCTAACTGTAGTATCAACTACTCCAGCAGCAGGTTTGAATTTAGGGTCAAGTGTATAGAGCGCAAATCCATCTGCTGGATCTACACCGTACCAATCTCTCAACCAATAGTCATAAATTGAGCTGCCCACAGTATATTTTTTAGTGCCTGTAATAATTTCTTTTTGTGGCAAAGAAGTTATCTCGTTATGAATAGTTGACGCATTAATATTTAAATTCCAAGAAAAATCTTTACTTTTTAATATCATTGCGTCAAGTGAAATTTCAATACCGTCATTAAACATCGAGCCCACATTTTCTACTCTAGAATCTAGTCCCGCAGTAAGGGGGTTTGGAACATCAAAAATTAATCCGTCAGTGGTTCTTTTGTAATATTCAACAACTCCGCGAAGTCTATTGTTGAATAATCCAAATTCTACAGCAATATCTGATTGAGTGTTTTTTTCCCATTGCAGTTCAGGTGCACCTTGTCCATTGGCACGTATGCCGCCTTCACCGCCGTTAGATGAGTTTAAGGTGTACGTAGGGCTACTTACGTAAAAACTAAGCCCTGCATTACTAGTGTGAGAATCATTTCCTACTTCACCCATTGATCCTCTGATTTTTAAATCATTAAGCCACGAACTGTCAGCAAGGAAATTTTCTTTCGCGACATTCCAAGCAAGTCCTACAGACCAAAAATCTCCCCACTGGTAATCTTTTGCAAATTTTGAAGATCCATCTCTTCTGTATGATCCAGAAACGATGTATTTCTCTTTATAATCGTATCCTAAACGAGAAAAGTATGATTCCGTAGCATAATTTCTTGTGTACGAGGTTAAATCACTAGTGGTAACAAAATTTAT is part of the Flavobacterium nackdongense genome and encodes:
- a CDS encoding SusD/RagB family nutrient-binding outer membrane lipoprotein, translated to MKKILYSSIMMLLLFTSCEKYLDVNEKQTNRPDFDALTPNQMLSGALTNYTSYQVTTLAAYGNRLAYVWGLNSGFTSTDPAYTYKYDSSSYTACFESAYLIGDNFQDILDKKASFPTYTLHFGVAKVMKVMCMDYVTALYGDAPYTEAFNNEIIAPKYEDDKKIIPALFKELDEARAFFAASGAAPMGAEDCVFGGDKAKWLKFVNTIELKLLLRLSKTTDATLVALRTARFTKLNASQDFVIQDVTVNPGYNNGTLNSRNPVFRVNGQNESFSAATSANAANAAGDFAGRLVNGSINDANITSGVVDPRRSRMFTLIGGTVVGNVQGVFPLTAISKYASFYTGRTGASVDIANKNGGERNAFLMLAAESYFLQAEAMQRGYLTGTAKTAFENGVKASFNFYSTGFGTIVIATPLDPVAYLAAIDAKNGLGWTGSTDKISAIITQKYLALAQWHGIELYIDHLRTGYPVLPLPFGVTETKRPNRLIYPSSEYSSNSSNTPDVSNADLFSVNTKTPYYLQ
- a CDS encoding SusC/RagA family TonB-linked outer membrane protein, with protein sequence MKLKFNGILVLLLVLVAQITFAQERVVSGVVSDNTGMPLPGVSVLVKGTKSGAQTDFDGKYSIKATSSQTLIFTFVGMKTQQVAATSAKINIKMQDDSQVLEEVVVSGAVGIKKKKAAVTSSYASINNQELTAAYNPDPVRSLQGKVSGLTINATTNGVSGQNSIRVRSMLSFTGNTEALVVIDNVISTADVLATLPAEIIESVTVLKGAQGAALYGSQGKQGVVLVQTKKGAKAEQMIVTFTSGIDTENISFIPERQTKYGQGWYGSRDPQENGGWGELLDGAPYTVGIPGSPQGDVETTYSTKGSDNIKDFYQPGTIYQNNLNINVGGADSFVNFNLGNVTREFVVDGDHLSRNNFVLTAQKKLNKLTLGGNMTYTNLNTKQANVNAQSSRADYTLLTNLLQAASSIPIGEFKNRGLYGWNGYYQNPFWVKDNNRLNETKNFINFGINAAYEINKHINLSYNGSVQLRNNNQIAYSNAGQAPATADSDFSTGSEFYQSAFSGTYYYGDLMANFNYELSENIGLKFNIGQNMQYNASKRVSQGGTNLDIPGLYNIANVLKPANPSSLQNGTFDSRITATFGNVDLNYKDYLFLNLTGRYEGNSVAAKGNQYYFYPSAGLSFVATKAFDGLRDQKTLSNLKFYANYTVVGSLDPVSAYEILNTANYATGFPMNSGNSYNNQTTITDPNIKPETYTTYEGGINFGFFNDALTLDVAGYMTKTTDLITQASLSTTTGLVGKKTNSGELEGKGYEIDLGFRAFNTPTFKWNGHIGLSHADTKVIDAGESTKVVLTDAGNSQIVADISAVEGKSFPYITGTDWTRDDNGNVIVDSQGRPTPSATFKNLGKVQPDYVLGLTNNFEYKGFGLSFTLDYRSGGYFISQTKYNLTWNGHLVESADFDRNVGFLYPGSVIDNPATATVGDYIPNTSVLTGGFNTLTGAANRTQAYFGQASNLGSFNLIDATQFKVREISLSYSLSKKALDRTGIESLKFSVNARNPFIILADGNRGYADSEVSSQYNNSTSSAAKNPAGTVANTSRNGIGFIGDAQYPSTRTFGFTINTTF
- a CDS encoding RagB/SusD family nutrient uptake outer membrane protein, which encodes MKIINKKYIVLMILSLVLGACSEDFLDKKPTEFVGQSDATATADNLYTLLNGIHRSLYIRYEQQSETGIAGVMQAVDIAGEDIVYPVTNGWFLGFYNWQSNTNQNGQDVRFPYRTFYQINRNANTIINSVDAATGSLATKKIVKGQALVYRAFCHFQLVQLYGKRYVNGTTNSQLGVPIVLTVNTELINRSTVEEVYTQINKDLDEAMVLLTGYTKPNNSHLDLRVAQGLKARVALVQGKWAVAADFASKARAGKNLMTIAEYGSGFNNYANQEWMWGSFVNDLQTESFANFGAYMSRNFSSTVIRSCPKAINSKLYNLIPTTDVRSTIFSRTGQHPNITLVSTAQRFPFTSQKFLAVSTGDSRCDVPYMRAAEMFLIEAEAKANLGAADAAKVLFDLVSKRDPSYVLSTKTGAALLSDIYIQRRIELWGEGFRFFDLKRTNSPLDRTGAQHNTTITGGVMTVPADDKRWQLLLPISEINLNPAIEQNPI